In Gossypium arboreum isolate Shixiya-1 chromosome 6, ASM2569848v2, whole genome shotgun sequence, the following are encoded in one genomic region:
- the LOC108471824 gene encoding uncharacterized protein LOC108471824 — MVRVNKLFRDVPLEAQGVVFLVDLMELSFGEFDIILGMDWLGKRRAKFDCTSKHMVLRSTEAEEVTVIGERRHYMSNVILMLRAEKLVRKGCETFLAYVSISNSKGPFVGYVRTVKEFLDVFPEELPGLPPNYEVEFGIELLPGIALVSIAPYKIAPKELLLRKRVPFNWTDKQQESFEKLKKVLTEAPVLIQLESGKEFTVYSDASHIRLANVLMQEGKMVAYAFCQLKPYKANYPTHDLELAAVVFALKIWRHYLYDKKFIIYTDQKSLKYLLT; from the exons ATGGTTAGGGTGAATAAGCTATTCAGAGACGTGCCCCTAGAGGCCCAAGGGGTTGTCTTTCTGGTGGATTTGATGGAACTGTCGTTTggagaatttgatattatattgggcatggattggctaggGAAACGCCGTGCGAAATTTGATTGCACTAGTAAGCATATGGTGTTGAGGTCTACTGAGGCTGAGGAGGTGACTGTGATAGGGGAGCGAAGACATTATATGTCTAACGTAATTTTAATGTTAAGGGCTGAGAAACTGGTTCGCAAGGGTTGCGAGACGTTTTTAGCTTATGTCAGCATTTCTAATTCTAAAGGTCCTTTTGTTGGATATGTCAGAACTGTTAAGGAGTTTctggatgtatttcctgaagagctTCCTGGGTTGCCTCCAAACTATGAGGTTGAATTCGGTATTGAGCTCCTACCTGGAATAGCtctggtgtccatcgccccttataagATAGCACCGAAGGAACTG TTACTGCGTAAAAGGGTACCGTTTAATTGGACTGATAAGCAGCaggagagttttgagaaactaaagaaagttctgaccgaggctcCTGTTTTAATACAACtagagtctgggaaggaattcactGTCTACAGTGATGCGTCGCACATTAGATTGGCtaatgtgttgatgcaagagggtaaaatgGTTGCTTACGCGTTTTGTCAGCTTAAGCCTTACAAGGCGAATTACCCCactcatgacttggagttagCTGCAGTGGTTTTTGCACTGAAgatctggaggcattacttatacgaCAAGAAGTTTATTATTTACACAGATCAAAAAAGCCTCAAGTACCTACTTacttag